One genomic region from Nymphaea colorata isolate Beijing-Zhang1983 chromosome 10, ASM883128v2, whole genome shotgun sequence encodes:
- the LOC116262249 gene encoding mediator of RNA polymerase II transcription subunit 15a-like isoform X1, translating into MDGNSWRPAQGDPGMASSDWRSELSAESRQRIVNKIMETLKKHLPISGPEGVAELNKIAVRFEEKIYTAATSQPDYLRKISLKMLTMESKSTTANPLASNSAVGNQNPQDPAVNSMQQVRNQGQPLPLASQSQARQQILAQNLQNSVAPGTVQSTSNLPPTLSSMSSISQAGLSSVVSQSSTVQSISGISQNAVNNSLGQVNPHNMFSNSQRQLQARQLSQQVAPQQQQQQPQGQQHLLYQQHLQQQLIKQKLQQGNMQPSLLQQSQIQQQQSLLQPNQLQPSQQSHMQTSQQPSLQPSQSAIQQQQTSQMQAVQQSSLQQSQQSSLQQSVPSVLQAQQHQHSVLRQQQQQHQQQQQQQQQQQQQLQQSVVQPQPSMTIQQQPQISQAPMMSSQQQQQLMSHQTNSSGIQQNQILGQQNIVPDIQQQQQQQRLLAQQNLSSMHQQQQMLGPQSSIPSMHQQPQQLSQQSSLSGMQQSQSLLSQQSNVSSLQQHSHSIHQLLQAKSSIQHQQPQQASSLLMQQQSQQPHSQPSPQQLMPHIQSQAAQQQIALQQQASSLQRELQQRIQTGGLLQPQSAVEQQKPSFQPQRGIPETSSPSIESTAQSAHPAAGDWQEEIYQKLKSLKDMYYNELNELYQKLTIKCQQQEALVQTQAQSDQLDKLRNYRNALKNSLFYLVMPKNNIPLNLKDRMEMFEKQLLQFLNLFKNRKVPPPHQHGQQLQQQSGGQSLSVQQQQQQTQISQIQQHESHTNQLQPVNVQNTATTMQTSAVSPVTTIQHGAVPLGQHVGVPTSHNLRNVMQPASNLDSAQANNLGSLQQGAMSALPHGGVGTMQPTMISAPQQTSTTSLPQSGLNTLQQSSVNTIQSNASMLQHQQQLKQLQQRQLHLIQQQHKQQMIQQPQLAPQYQQQQLPLHQKQQQAAQLQAHQMPQLHQLSDMNELKMKPAVGIKPGLFQPHNSIGQRPVHQQLKSGSSFPVSSPQLATSPQILQHSSPQIDQQSLLGAAALPKIGTPLQPANSPFIVPSPSTPITPSPLPGDSEKPGASPLSKTGNIVSQQSTVPLAQAQSLAIGTPGLSASPLLAEFTIPDGNQGNAAALGSSSKSSTSERPFDRLIKAVSSISSKAFASSISDISSAVNLIDRLACSAPGNGSRASVGEDLAATTRWRLQARNLISQDGNAAAKKMKRNMTAMPLNTMSSAGSVNNSVRQPASLESSELESTATSRIKRPRIEVNQILQEEIKEINQKLIDTVVDISDEDNDLTAAATEGRDGVVIKCSYNAVALCPSMKSQYALAEVSPILPLRLLVPSNYPSCSPVLLDMQPIETGKEGEDLSAKARSMFSLSVRSLSHPMSLGDIARTWDVCARKVMTEYAHQSGGGSFSSSYGTWESCVLREGVK; encoded by the exons ATGGACGGGAATAGCTGGAGGCCGGCTCAAGGGGATCCAGGGATGGCGTCAAGTGATTGGAGATCGGAGCTTTCGGCAGAGTCCCGGCAGAGGATCGTCAATAAGAT AATGGAGACGCTCAAAAAACACTTGCCCATCTCTGGCCCTGAGGGAGTTGCTGAGCTTAACAAAATTGCGGTAAGATTTGAAGAGAAGATCTATACTGCTGCTACAAGTCAG CCTGATTATCTGCGAAAAATATCTCTTAAGATGCTCACTATGGAATCAAAATCTACCACTGCAAATCCTTTGGCATCAAACTCAGCTGTGGGAAACCAAAATCCACAAGATCCAG CAGTTAACAGCATGCAGCAAGTACGGAACCAAGGCCAGCCATTACCCTTAGCTAGTCAATCTCAAGCACGACAGCAGATTTTGGCCCAGAATCTTCAAAATTCCGTTGCACCAGGCACTGTGCAAAGCACATCTAATTTGCCTCCTACTTTGTCTTCCATGTCAAGTATATCTCAGGCTGGCTTATCAAGTGTCGTGAGCCAGAGCTCTACTGTCCAGAGTATATCTGGCATTTCACAGAATGCTGTAAATAATTCTTTAGGACAAGTCAACCCCCATAATATGTTTTCAAATTCCCAAAGGCAACTGCAAGCAAGGCAGCTTTCACAGCAGGTCGCCCCtcaacagcaacaacaacagCCACAGGGTCAACAGCATCTTCTGTACCAGCAGCATCTGCAACAACAATTGATAAAACAGAAATTACAACAAGGAAATATGCAGCCTTCTCTCTTGCAACAGTCACAGATCCAACAACAGCAGTCACTATTGCAGCCGAACCAGTTGCAACCCTCTCAGCAGTCACATATGCAAACATCTCAGCAGCCTTCTTTGCAGCCAAGTCAATCAGCCATTCAGCAACAACAGACATCTCAGATGCAGGCAGTTCAACAGTCTAGCCTCCAACAGAGCCAACAATCATCTTTGCAACAGTCTGTTCCATCAGTCCTCCAGGCCCAGCAACATCAGCATTCTGTCCTtagacaacaacaacaacaacaccaacagcagcagcagcagcaacaacaacaacaacaacagttGCAACAATCTGTTGTGCAGCCGCAGCCATCTATGACTATCCAACAGCAGCCTCAAATCAGTCAGGCACCAATGATGTCATcacaacagcagcagcaactgATGAGTCACCAGACAAATTCATCTGGCATACAACAAAATCAGATATTGGGACAACAAAACATTGTTCCAGATatacagcagcagcagcaacagcagagGCTGTTGGCTCAGCAGAACCTCTCAAGCATGCATCAGCAACAACAGATGCTGGGTCCTCAGAGCAGCATCCCAAGCATGCATCAGCAGCCACAGCAATTGAGCCAGCAAAGCAGCCTATCAGGAATGCAGCAATCACAGTCATTACTTTCACAACAATCTAATGTTTCTAGCCTGCagcaacattcacattcaattcatcaacttcttcaGGCCAAATCCTCTATACAGCATCAACAACCTCAGCAGGCATCGTCCTTATTGATGCAACAGCAATCTCAGCAACCACACTCACAACCATCACCGCAGCAACTGATGCCACACATTCAGTCTCAAGCTGCACAACAGCAAATTGCGTTACAGCAGCAGGCAAGTTCTTTACAGAGGGAGCTGCAACAAAGAATTCAAACAGGTGGCTTGTTGCAGCCACAGAGTGCAGTTGAGCAGCAGAAGCCATCTTTTCAACCACAAAGAGGGATACCGGAAACTTCTTCAC CTTCAATAGAGTCTACGGCACAGTCAGCACATCCAGCTGCAGGTGATTGGCAAGAGGAGATATATCAGAAG TTGAAAAGCTTGAAGGATATGTACTATAATGAACTCAATGAGTTGTACCAAAAACTTACGATAAAATGTCAGCAG CAAGAGGCTCTTGTCCAAACGCAGGCACAATCAGACCAATTAGATAAGCTGCGAAACTACAGAAATGCACTAAAAAacagtttattttatttggtcatGCCAAAAAATAACATCCCATTGAATCTAAAAGATAGGATGGAGATGTTTGAGAAACAGCTCCTCCAATTTCTTAATCTTTTCAAGAACAGAAAGGTTCCCCCTCCACATCAGCACGGACAACAGCTTCAGCAACAATCTGGTGGTCAGTCGCTTTCTGTGCAGCAACAGCAACAACAGACACAAATATCTCAGATACAGCAGCATGAGAGTCATACCAATCAATTGCAACCTGTAAATGTACAGAACACAGCGACAACAATGCAAACAAGTGCTGTGAGTCCTGTGACAACCATACAACACGGAGCTGTGCCTCTGGGACAGCATGTTGGAGTTCCAACGTCTCACAACCTGAGGAATGTGATGCAGCCTGCATCTAATTTGGACTCAGCTCAGGCAAACAACTTAGGTTCTTTGCAGCAAGGTGCCATGAGTGCTCTTCCACATGGTGGTGTAGGCACCATGCAGCCAACTATGATAAGTGCGCCACAGCAGACTTCCACAACCTCCTTGCCCCAAAGTGGTCTAAATACCTTGCAGCAAAGCAGTGTTAATACTATTCAATCAAATGCTAGCATGCTACAGCACCAGCAACAGCTGAAGCAATTGCAACAGCGTCAGCTGCATCTTATTCAACAGCAGCATAAACAGCAGATGATACAGCAGCCACAATTGGCACCACAATACCAGCAACAGCAATTACCATTGCATCAAAAGCAACAACAAGCTGCACAGCTTCAGGCTCACCAAATGCCACAGCTTCATCAGTTGAGTGATATGAACGAGTTAAAGATGAAACCTGCTGTTGGCATTAAGCCTGGCCTGTTCCAGCCTCATAATTCAATTGGTCAACGGCCAGTACACCAGCAACTGAAGTCTGGATCTTCCTTTCCTGTTTCTTCTCCACAGTTAGCTACATCCCCTCAAATTTTGCAGCATTCTTCACCACAGATAGATCAGCAAAGTCTCCTTGGGGCAGCTGCACTTCCGAAAATTGGAACACCTCTGCAACCAGCAAATTCACCTTTCATTGTTCCTTCTCCCTCCACTCCTATTACTCCATCACCATTACCAGGAGACTCTGAAAAGCCTGGTGCTTCACCTCTTTCAAAGACTGGAAATATTGTGAGCCAACAGTCAACTGTTCCACTAGCTCAAGCACAATCTCTTGCTATTGGTACTCCTGGACTATCAGCATCACCTTTGCTTGCAGAATTTACTATTCCAGATGGGAATCAGGGCAATGCAGCAGCATTAGGTTCAAGCAGCAAGTCTAGCACAAGTGAAAGGCCATTTGATCGGTTAATTAAAGCA GTATCATCTAtatcatccaaagcatttgcATCATCCATTAGTGACATAAGCTCAGCTGTGAATTTAATTGATCGGTTGGCATGCTCAGCACCTGGGAATGGTTCTAGAGCATCAGTTGGGGAGGATTTAGCAGCCACAACCAGGTGGCGCTTGCAAGCAAGAAATTTAATCTCACAAGATGGAAATGCTGCAGCAAAAAAGATGAAACGAAACATGACTGCAATGCCATTGAACACCATGTCGTCAGCTGGAAGTGTGAACAACAGTGTTCGTCAGCCTGCTAGTTTGGAGTCATCTGAACTGGAGTCAACTGCTACTTCTAGAATAAAAAGGCCAAGAATTGAG GTTAACCAGATTCTTCaagaagaaatcaaagaaaTAAACCAGAAATTGATTGATACAGTTGTAGATATAAGTGACGAAGATAATGACTTGACTGCAGCTGCCACTGAAGGCAGGGACGGGGTTGTCATAAAATGCTCCTACAATGCCGTAGCACTCTGTCCAAGTATGAAATCTCAATATGCATTGGCTGAAGTG TCTCCAATATTGCCATTGAGGCTGCTCGTTCCTTCAAATTACCCCAGCTGTTCTCCTGTACTTCTGGACATGCAACCAATTGAAACTGG TAAGGAGGGTGAGGATTTGTCTGCAAAGGCTAGGTCCATGTTCAGTTTATCAGTTCGTAGCCTTTCTCATCCAATGTCATTGGGAGATATAGCAAGGACGTGGGATGTTTGTGCACGCAAGGTGATGACAGAGTATGCACACCAGAGTGGTGGTGGCAGCTTCAGCTCAAGCTATGGCACGTGGGAGAGCTGT GTGTTGCGTGAAGGAGTAAAGTGA
- the LOC116262249 gene encoding mediator of RNA polymerase II transcription subunit 15a-like isoform X2 encodes MDGNSWRPAQGDPGMASSDWRSELSAESRQRIVNKIMETLKKHLPISGPEGVAELNKIAVRFEEKIYTAATSQPDYLRKISLKMLTMESKSTTANPLASNSAVGNQNPQDPVNSMQQVRNQGQPLPLASQSQARQQILAQNLQNSVAPGTVQSTSNLPPTLSSMSSISQAGLSSVVSQSSTVQSISGISQNAVNNSLGQVNPHNMFSNSQRQLQARQLSQQVAPQQQQQQPQGQQHLLYQQHLQQQLIKQKLQQGNMQPSLLQQSQIQQQQSLLQPNQLQPSQQSHMQTSQQPSLQPSQSAIQQQQTSQMQAVQQSSLQQSQQSSLQQSVPSVLQAQQHQHSVLRQQQQQHQQQQQQQQQQQQQLQQSVVQPQPSMTIQQQPQISQAPMMSSQQQQQLMSHQTNSSGIQQNQILGQQNIVPDIQQQQQQQRLLAQQNLSSMHQQQQMLGPQSSIPSMHQQPQQLSQQSSLSGMQQSQSLLSQQSNVSSLQQHSHSIHQLLQAKSSIQHQQPQQASSLLMQQQSQQPHSQPSPQQLMPHIQSQAAQQQIALQQQASSLQRELQQRIQTGGLLQPQSAVEQQKPSFQPQRGIPETSSPSIESTAQSAHPAAGDWQEEIYQKLKSLKDMYYNELNELYQKLTIKCQQQEALVQTQAQSDQLDKLRNYRNALKNSLFYLVMPKNNIPLNLKDRMEMFEKQLLQFLNLFKNRKVPPPHQHGQQLQQQSGGQSLSVQQQQQQTQISQIQQHESHTNQLQPVNVQNTATTMQTSAVSPVTTIQHGAVPLGQHVGVPTSHNLRNVMQPASNLDSAQANNLGSLQQGAMSALPHGGVGTMQPTMISAPQQTSTTSLPQSGLNTLQQSSVNTIQSNASMLQHQQQLKQLQQRQLHLIQQQHKQQMIQQPQLAPQYQQQQLPLHQKQQQAAQLQAHQMPQLHQLSDMNELKMKPAVGIKPGLFQPHNSIGQRPVHQQLKSGSSFPVSSPQLATSPQILQHSSPQIDQQSLLGAAALPKIGTPLQPANSPFIVPSPSTPITPSPLPGDSEKPGASPLSKTGNIVSQQSTVPLAQAQSLAIGTPGLSASPLLAEFTIPDGNQGNAAALGSSSKSSTSERPFDRLIKAVSSISSKAFASSISDISSAVNLIDRLACSAPGNGSRASVGEDLAATTRWRLQARNLISQDGNAAAKKMKRNMTAMPLNTMSSAGSVNNSVRQPASLESSELESTATSRIKRPRIEVNQILQEEIKEINQKLIDTVVDISDEDNDLTAAATEGRDGVVIKCSYNAVALCPSMKSQYALAEVSPILPLRLLVPSNYPSCSPVLLDMQPIETGKEGEDLSAKARSMFSLSVRSLSHPMSLGDIARTWDVCARKVMTEYAHQSGGGSFSSSYGTWESCVLREGVK; translated from the exons ATGGACGGGAATAGCTGGAGGCCGGCTCAAGGGGATCCAGGGATGGCGTCAAGTGATTGGAGATCGGAGCTTTCGGCAGAGTCCCGGCAGAGGATCGTCAATAAGAT AATGGAGACGCTCAAAAAACACTTGCCCATCTCTGGCCCTGAGGGAGTTGCTGAGCTTAACAAAATTGCGGTAAGATTTGAAGAGAAGATCTATACTGCTGCTACAAGTCAG CCTGATTATCTGCGAAAAATATCTCTTAAGATGCTCACTATGGAATCAAAATCTACCACTGCAAATCCTTTGGCATCAAACTCAGCTGTGGGAAACCAAAATCCACAAGATCCAG TTAACAGCATGCAGCAAGTACGGAACCAAGGCCAGCCATTACCCTTAGCTAGTCAATCTCAAGCACGACAGCAGATTTTGGCCCAGAATCTTCAAAATTCCGTTGCACCAGGCACTGTGCAAAGCACATCTAATTTGCCTCCTACTTTGTCTTCCATGTCAAGTATATCTCAGGCTGGCTTATCAAGTGTCGTGAGCCAGAGCTCTACTGTCCAGAGTATATCTGGCATTTCACAGAATGCTGTAAATAATTCTTTAGGACAAGTCAACCCCCATAATATGTTTTCAAATTCCCAAAGGCAACTGCAAGCAAGGCAGCTTTCACAGCAGGTCGCCCCtcaacagcaacaacaacagCCACAGGGTCAACAGCATCTTCTGTACCAGCAGCATCTGCAACAACAATTGATAAAACAGAAATTACAACAAGGAAATATGCAGCCTTCTCTCTTGCAACAGTCACAGATCCAACAACAGCAGTCACTATTGCAGCCGAACCAGTTGCAACCCTCTCAGCAGTCACATATGCAAACATCTCAGCAGCCTTCTTTGCAGCCAAGTCAATCAGCCATTCAGCAACAACAGACATCTCAGATGCAGGCAGTTCAACAGTCTAGCCTCCAACAGAGCCAACAATCATCTTTGCAACAGTCTGTTCCATCAGTCCTCCAGGCCCAGCAACATCAGCATTCTGTCCTtagacaacaacaacaacaacaccaacagcagcagcagcagcaacaacaacaacaacaacagttGCAACAATCTGTTGTGCAGCCGCAGCCATCTATGACTATCCAACAGCAGCCTCAAATCAGTCAGGCACCAATGATGTCATcacaacagcagcagcaactgATGAGTCACCAGACAAATTCATCTGGCATACAACAAAATCAGATATTGGGACAACAAAACATTGTTCCAGATatacagcagcagcagcaacagcagagGCTGTTGGCTCAGCAGAACCTCTCAAGCATGCATCAGCAACAACAGATGCTGGGTCCTCAGAGCAGCATCCCAAGCATGCATCAGCAGCCACAGCAATTGAGCCAGCAAAGCAGCCTATCAGGAATGCAGCAATCACAGTCATTACTTTCACAACAATCTAATGTTTCTAGCCTGCagcaacattcacattcaattcatcaacttcttcaGGCCAAATCCTCTATACAGCATCAACAACCTCAGCAGGCATCGTCCTTATTGATGCAACAGCAATCTCAGCAACCACACTCACAACCATCACCGCAGCAACTGATGCCACACATTCAGTCTCAAGCTGCACAACAGCAAATTGCGTTACAGCAGCAGGCAAGTTCTTTACAGAGGGAGCTGCAACAAAGAATTCAAACAGGTGGCTTGTTGCAGCCACAGAGTGCAGTTGAGCAGCAGAAGCCATCTTTTCAACCACAAAGAGGGATACCGGAAACTTCTTCAC CTTCAATAGAGTCTACGGCACAGTCAGCACATCCAGCTGCAGGTGATTGGCAAGAGGAGATATATCAGAAG TTGAAAAGCTTGAAGGATATGTACTATAATGAACTCAATGAGTTGTACCAAAAACTTACGATAAAATGTCAGCAG CAAGAGGCTCTTGTCCAAACGCAGGCACAATCAGACCAATTAGATAAGCTGCGAAACTACAGAAATGCACTAAAAAacagtttattttatttggtcatGCCAAAAAATAACATCCCATTGAATCTAAAAGATAGGATGGAGATGTTTGAGAAACAGCTCCTCCAATTTCTTAATCTTTTCAAGAACAGAAAGGTTCCCCCTCCACATCAGCACGGACAACAGCTTCAGCAACAATCTGGTGGTCAGTCGCTTTCTGTGCAGCAACAGCAACAACAGACACAAATATCTCAGATACAGCAGCATGAGAGTCATACCAATCAATTGCAACCTGTAAATGTACAGAACACAGCGACAACAATGCAAACAAGTGCTGTGAGTCCTGTGACAACCATACAACACGGAGCTGTGCCTCTGGGACAGCATGTTGGAGTTCCAACGTCTCACAACCTGAGGAATGTGATGCAGCCTGCATCTAATTTGGACTCAGCTCAGGCAAACAACTTAGGTTCTTTGCAGCAAGGTGCCATGAGTGCTCTTCCACATGGTGGTGTAGGCACCATGCAGCCAACTATGATAAGTGCGCCACAGCAGACTTCCACAACCTCCTTGCCCCAAAGTGGTCTAAATACCTTGCAGCAAAGCAGTGTTAATACTATTCAATCAAATGCTAGCATGCTACAGCACCAGCAACAGCTGAAGCAATTGCAACAGCGTCAGCTGCATCTTATTCAACAGCAGCATAAACAGCAGATGATACAGCAGCCACAATTGGCACCACAATACCAGCAACAGCAATTACCATTGCATCAAAAGCAACAACAAGCTGCACAGCTTCAGGCTCACCAAATGCCACAGCTTCATCAGTTGAGTGATATGAACGAGTTAAAGATGAAACCTGCTGTTGGCATTAAGCCTGGCCTGTTCCAGCCTCATAATTCAATTGGTCAACGGCCAGTACACCAGCAACTGAAGTCTGGATCTTCCTTTCCTGTTTCTTCTCCACAGTTAGCTACATCCCCTCAAATTTTGCAGCATTCTTCACCACAGATAGATCAGCAAAGTCTCCTTGGGGCAGCTGCACTTCCGAAAATTGGAACACCTCTGCAACCAGCAAATTCACCTTTCATTGTTCCTTCTCCCTCCACTCCTATTACTCCATCACCATTACCAGGAGACTCTGAAAAGCCTGGTGCTTCACCTCTTTCAAAGACTGGAAATATTGTGAGCCAACAGTCAACTGTTCCACTAGCTCAAGCACAATCTCTTGCTATTGGTACTCCTGGACTATCAGCATCACCTTTGCTTGCAGAATTTACTATTCCAGATGGGAATCAGGGCAATGCAGCAGCATTAGGTTCAAGCAGCAAGTCTAGCACAAGTGAAAGGCCATTTGATCGGTTAATTAAAGCA GTATCATCTAtatcatccaaagcatttgcATCATCCATTAGTGACATAAGCTCAGCTGTGAATTTAATTGATCGGTTGGCATGCTCAGCACCTGGGAATGGTTCTAGAGCATCAGTTGGGGAGGATTTAGCAGCCACAACCAGGTGGCGCTTGCAAGCAAGAAATTTAATCTCACAAGATGGAAATGCTGCAGCAAAAAAGATGAAACGAAACATGACTGCAATGCCATTGAACACCATGTCGTCAGCTGGAAGTGTGAACAACAGTGTTCGTCAGCCTGCTAGTTTGGAGTCATCTGAACTGGAGTCAACTGCTACTTCTAGAATAAAAAGGCCAAGAATTGAG GTTAACCAGATTCTTCaagaagaaatcaaagaaaTAAACCAGAAATTGATTGATACAGTTGTAGATATAAGTGACGAAGATAATGACTTGACTGCAGCTGCCACTGAAGGCAGGGACGGGGTTGTCATAAAATGCTCCTACAATGCCGTAGCACTCTGTCCAAGTATGAAATCTCAATATGCATTGGCTGAAGTG TCTCCAATATTGCCATTGAGGCTGCTCGTTCCTTCAAATTACCCCAGCTGTTCTCCTGTACTTCTGGACATGCAACCAATTGAAACTGG TAAGGAGGGTGAGGATTTGTCTGCAAAGGCTAGGTCCATGTTCAGTTTATCAGTTCGTAGCCTTTCTCATCCAATGTCATTGGGAGATATAGCAAGGACGTGGGATGTTTGTGCACGCAAGGTGATGACAGAGTATGCACACCAGAGTGGTGGTGGCAGCTTCAGCTCAAGCTATGGCACGTGGGAGAGCTGT GTGTTGCGTGAAGGAGTAAAGTGA